The following coding sequences are from one Hymenobacter sp. DG25A window:
- a CDS encoding radical SAM protein has translation MRLVRHPVLCNYYVTYRCNARCSFCDIWEKPSPYIQLADVEQNLRDLKKLGVSVVDFTGGEPLLHRQIHEFVGLAHDMGFITTLTTNCLLYPKYAERLRGKVDMLHFSLDSSEKEVHDLGRGVACYDFVLESIKLALELGERPDILFTVFRENLDQLEAVYRDIAQPNKLVLILNPAFEYNTVETGEQLTPAELDYLSAFGKRKGVYLNEAFIALRRDGGNHVATPVCRAASTTLVISPSNELVLPCYHLGEQKFPINGQLFSLYQSPEVQGLAALEGRLPQCEGCTINCYMQPSFAVETSKYFWQALPSTLKYNWEKGTWKRMLAR, from the coding sequence ATGCGTCTTGTTCGACATCCGGTTTTGTGCAATTACTACGTCACGTATCGGTGCAATGCGCGCTGTTCTTTCTGTGATATCTGGGAGAAGCCTTCACCCTATATTCAGCTGGCGGATGTAGAGCAGAACCTGCGTGATTTAAAGAAGCTGGGCGTTTCGGTGGTTGATTTTACCGGGGGAGAGCCGCTTCTGCACCGCCAGATACACGAGTTTGTGGGCCTGGCGCATGATATGGGCTTTATCACCACGCTTACCACCAACTGCCTGCTGTACCCCAAGTACGCCGAGCGGCTGCGCGGGAAAGTAGACATGCTGCATTTCTCCCTGGATTCATCTGAAAAGGAAGTGCACGACCTCGGCCGGGGCGTAGCCTGCTACGATTTTGTGCTGGAAAGCATTAAGCTGGCGCTGGAGCTGGGCGAGCGGCCGGATATCCTGTTCACCGTGTTTCGGGAAAACCTGGATCAGCTGGAAGCCGTGTACCGCGACATTGCCCAGCCCAATAAGCTGGTGCTGATACTGAACCCCGCCTTTGAGTACAACACAGTAGAAACCGGCGAGCAACTGACCCCCGCCGAGCTGGATTACCTCTCCGCTTTTGGCAAGCGCAAAGGCGTGTATCTGAACGAGGCCTTTATTGCGCTGCGCCGCGACGGCGGCAACCACGTAGCCACGCCCGTATGCCGCGCCGCCAGCACTACGCTGGTTATCTCACCCAGCAATGAGCTGGTGCTGCCCTGCTACCACCTGGGCGAGCAGAAATTTCCCATTAACGGGCAGCTTTTCTCCCTGTATCAGTCGCCGGAGGTGCAGGGGCTGGCCGCGCTGGAGGGCCGCCTGCCGCAGTGCGAGGGCTGCACCATTAACTGCTACATGCAGCCCAGCTTTGCCGTGGAAACCAGTAAGTACTTCTGGCAGGCGCTGCCCAGCACCCTCAAATACAACTGGGAAAAAGGTACCTGGAAGCGGATGCTGGCCCGTTAA
- a CDS encoding gamma carbonic anhydrase family protein yields the protein MPALILPVRGISPQLGPNCFVADNATIVGDVTLGAECTVWFNAVIRGDVNQIRIGDKTNIQDGAVLHCTYQKAATTVGARVSIGHKAIVHGCTVEDDVLIGMGAIVMDHALVGQGCIIAAGAVVLENTQCEPGYLYAGIPARKIKPVTEEQRANMLRTADNYVMYAGWFSKEQA from the coding sequence ATGCCTGCTCTCATCCTGCCCGTACGGGGCATTTCGCCTCAACTGGGCCCCAATTGCTTTGTGGCCGACAATGCCACCATTGTAGGCGACGTAACGCTGGGCGCCGAATGCACCGTGTGGTTTAACGCCGTTATCCGCGGCGACGTCAACCAGATCCGCATCGGGGATAAAACCAATATTCAGGATGGGGCCGTGCTGCACTGCACTTATCAGAAGGCGGCTACCACCGTGGGGGCCCGCGTAAGCATTGGCCACAAAGCCATTGTGCATGGCTGCACCGTGGAAGATGATGTGCTGATTGGCATGGGCGCCATTGTGATGGACCATGCCTTGGTAGGGCAGGGCTGCATTATTGCGGCCGGAGCCGTGGTGCTGGAAAACACTCAGTGTGAGCCGGGCTACCTATATGCGGGCATACCAGCCCGCAAAATCAAGCCCGTCACGGAAGAGCAGCGCGCTAACATGCTGCGCACGGCGGATAATTATGTGATGTATGCGGGTTGGTTTTCGAAAGAGCAGGCCTAG
- a CDS encoding hemolysin family protein: protein MVLQILLTLLLVLLNGFFVAAEFALVKVRASQIDLRAQTGDNLARITQGILQNLNAYLSACQLGITLASLLLGWIGESVAEKVVTGALTAVNISISPEWLHRVSLALSFAFITTLHIVIGEQAPKVMALQRSETVSMVVAWPLKIFYFVFRPFIWLLDRLSNLTLGLFGVKALHGEAAHTTEEIRILLDQSKQSGEIQDSEHELIENVFEFNDRMVKQIMVPRTKIVAIDVNSPEDKIFELVQNEGYSRVPVYEGSIDNIVGILYVKDLLNIVRLKEHIELSRIMRPAYFVPETKKINRLLRQFQRKHMHIAIVSDEFGGVSGIVTIEDIMEELVGEIQDEYDNEVPVVEKVSETEYRVHTSTAIPDANEFLPYPLPEGEDYETVGGLLNMIYGNIPEVGDVAVLDPYEFRVLQRSKRSVELVQLRVTPSQEQTITFNEENLPAL from the coding sequence ATGGTTTTACAGATACTGCTTACCCTTCTGCTTGTATTGCTGAATGGTTTTTTCGTGGCCGCCGAGTTTGCTTTGGTGAAAGTCCGGGCCTCGCAAATTGACCTGCGCGCCCAGACTGGCGACAACCTGGCGCGCATCACCCAGGGTATTCTGCAAAACCTCAACGCTTACCTCTCAGCTTGTCAGCTGGGTATCACGCTGGCCTCGCTGTTGCTGGGTTGGATTGGGGAAAGCGTAGCCGAGAAAGTAGTAACCGGTGCCCTCACGGCCGTAAATATCAGCATCTCCCCGGAGTGGCTGCACCGGGTTTCGCTGGCACTGTCTTTCGCTTTCATTACCACGCTGCACATTGTAATTGGTGAGCAGGCGCCCAAAGTAATGGCCCTGCAGCGCTCCGAAACAGTGAGCATGGTGGTGGCCTGGCCCCTCAAGATTTTCTATTTTGTATTCCGGCCTTTCATCTGGCTGCTCGACCGCCTCAGCAACCTCACGCTGGGCTTGTTTGGGGTGAAAGCCCTGCACGGCGAGGCCGCCCACACCACCGAGGAAATCCGCATTCTGCTGGACCAAAGCAAGCAAAGCGGCGAAATTCAGGACTCTGAGCACGAGCTCATTGAAAATGTCTTTGAGTTCAACGACCGGATGGTGAAGCAGATCATGGTGCCCCGCACCAAGATTGTGGCCATCGATGTGAACTCGCCGGAGGATAAAATCTTTGAACTGGTACAGAACGAAGGCTATTCGCGGGTGCCGGTCTACGAAGGCTCCATTGATAATATTGTGGGCATTCTGTATGTGAAAGACCTGCTCAATATTGTTCGCCTTAAGGAGCACATTGAGCTTTCGCGCATTATGCGGCCGGCCTACTTTGTGCCCGAAACAAAGAAAATCAACCGGCTGCTGCGCCAGTTCCAGCGCAAGCACATGCATATTGCCATTGTCTCGGATGAGTTTGGCGGCGTTTCCGGCATTGTCACCATCGAGGACATTATGGAAGAGCTGGTAGGCGAAATCCAGGATGAGTATGATAATGAGGTGCCCGTGGTAGAAAAGGTTTCCGAGACGGAATACCGGGTGCATACCTCCACCGCCATTCCCGACGCCAACGAATTCCTCCCCTACCCCCTGCCCGAAGGCGAAGACTACGAAACCGTAGGCGGCTTGCTGAACATGATTTACGGCAACATCCCGGAAGTAGGCGACGTGGCCGTGCTCGACCCCTACGAGTTCCGGGTGCTGCAGCGCTCCAAGCGCTCCGTGGAGCTGGTGCAGCTGCGCGTAACCCCCAGCCAGGAGCAAACCATTACTTTTAACGAGGAGAATCTACCTGCCTTGTAA
- a CDS encoding nuclear transport factor 2 family protein: MNEQQNIQAVQEGYSLFNKGDIPNLLRLFTDDIEIIIPGTPDVIPYAGVYRGQEQVTTFFTKLHQAVQYERFEAQELIAQGNKVVALGYSKGQIRSNGQIIEEEWAHVFELQGEKVSRLQVFTDTAAVVQAFQTNKKMAF; encoded by the coding sequence ATGAATGAGCAACAAAACATCCAGGCAGTGCAGGAGGGCTATTCTCTCTTTAACAAAGGGGATATCCCAAACTTGCTGAGACTCTTTACGGACGACATCGAAATTATTATTCCGGGCACTCCCGATGTTATTCCCTATGCCGGCGTTTATCGCGGGCAGGAGCAGGTTACTACGTTTTTCACCAAACTGCACCAGGCCGTTCAGTACGAGCGGTTTGAGGCGCAGGAGTTGATAGCCCAGGGCAATAAAGTAGTGGCTCTTGGCTACTCCAAAGGACAGATACGATCCAACGGGCAGATTATTGAGGAAGAATGGGCCCACGTATTCGAGCTACAGGGTGAAAAAGTAAGCCGGCTCCAGGTATTTACCGATACTGCAGCCGTGGTGCAGGCTTTTCAGACCAATAAGAAAATGGCGTTCTAG